A window of the Spirochaetota bacterium genome harbors these coding sequences:
- a CDS encoding 5-bromo-4-chloroindolyl phosphate hydrolysis family protein yields MLERFARVVRSFMDRRGDGPRGPARIIERLLRELNETVPRRAAAAAGIRERMREIEAECGEIRAGDGISGSSLRRAEEQLAAARVSHAEAVASLNAFIDDRKRKIQEALASLRERERAEWQQRFDLQMDRFKEAVRYGEGMPTDGSTRPARTEEARRKAARIRAMACRAANETIRARIDEMADAADAILDYLAEHPASSASARAFAVYYLDAALSIVDGYLELLKREGAPAVDARLRAAESAISDMAPAFKNILGKIMERDLINLDAEIAVLKKTIRSDNIE; encoded by the coding sequence ATGCTAGAACGTTTTGCCCGTGTCGTGCGATCCTTCATGGACCGCCGCGGTGATGGCCCGCGCGGGCCCGCCCGCATCATTGAGCGCCTTCTGAGGGAACTCAATGAAACCGTCCCTAGGCGGGCAGCGGCGGCGGCCGGCATCAGGGAGCGCATGCGGGAGATCGAGGCCGAATGCGGGGAAATCCGCGCAGGGGACGGCATATCGGGCTCCTCCCTGCGCAGGGCCGAAGAGCAGCTTGCCGCCGCCCGTGTCTCCCACGCCGAAGCAGTAGCCTCCCTGAACGCCTTCATTGATGACAGGAAGCGAAAGATACAGGAAGCCCTTGCTTCGCTCAGGGAAAGGGAGCGGGCCGAATGGCAGCAACGGTTCGACCTCCAGATGGACCGTTTCAAGGAAGCCGTGCGATACGGCGAAGGCATGCCGACGGACGGATCAACCCGGCCCGCACGCACGGAAGAGGCCCGCAGAAAGGCGGCCCGGATCCGCGCCATGGCCTGCCGGGCGGCGAATGAAACCATCCGCGCACGCATCGATGAAATGGCGGACGCCGCCGACGCGATACTGGACTACCTCGCGGAGCATCCCGCATCGAGCGCTTCGGCGAGGGCCTTTGCCGTGTATTACCTTGACGCCGCCCTGAGCATCGTGGACGGTTATCTGGAGCTTTTAAAAAGGGAGGGCGCGCCCGCTGTGGACGCACGCCTGCGCGCAGCCGAATCAGCCATCTCGGACATGGCGCCCGCGTTCAAGAACATCCTCGGAAAGATAATGGAGCGAGATCTCATCAATCTTGACGCCGAAATCGCGGTGCTGAAAAAAACGATCCGCTCCGACAATATCGAGTGA
- a CDS encoding paraslipin, giving the protein MFWFNLIIWTIIGLIIAFKFIRSIRIVPQRMEYIVERLGKYSKTLKPGFHALVPFLDKVTYIQDLREETINVPPQECFTKDNVKVEVDGVLYISVVNAERASYGITDYRLGAIQLAQTTVRSVIGILQLDTTFEERDLINEKILDVLLKTSEHWGIKVHRYEVKNIVPPESVKKAMEQQMSAERERRAMIAKAEGEKGSRISKSEGLKAELVNTSEGEMQRRINEAEGRAKEIESLASATAEAIEKIAAAASRPGGSDAVQLQLAGQYMDTLGRGARPETTVLLPADLTNLNGLLASLGLFTSGSEFGK; this is encoded by the coding sequence ATGTTCTGGTTTAATCTGATAATATGGACGATCATCGGTTTGATAATAGCCTTCAAATTTATCCGATCTATTCGGATAGTGCCGCAGCGGATGGAATACATCGTCGAGCGCCTGGGCAAATACAGCAAGACCTTGAAGCCGGGATTTCACGCCCTCGTGCCCTTTCTCGACAAGGTGACCTACATCCAGGACCTCCGCGAAGAGACCATCAACGTGCCCCCGCAGGAGTGCTTCACCAAGGACAACGTCAAGGTCGAGGTCGACGGCGTGCTCTATATCAGCGTTGTAAACGCCGAACGGGCGAGCTACGGCATCACCGACTACCGCCTGGGCGCCATCCAGCTCGCCCAGACCACCGTCCGCTCGGTGATCGGCATACTGCAGCTGGACACCACCTTCGAAGAGCGTGATCTCATCAACGAGAAGATCCTCGACGTGCTTCTCAAAACCAGCGAGCACTGGGGGATCAAGGTCCACCGCTACGAGGTTAAAAACATCGTGCCGCCCGAATCGGTGAAGAAGGCGATGGAGCAGCAGATGAGCGCCGAGCGCGAGCGCCGGGCCATGATAGCCAAGGCGGAAGGCGAAAAGGGGAGCCGCATCAGCAAGTCGGAGGGATTAAAGGCGGAGCTCGTGAACACCTCCGAGGGTGAAATGCAAAGACGCATAAACGAGGCCGAGGGACGCGCGAAGGAGATAGAGTCACTGGCATCAGCCACGGCCGAGGCGATCGAGAAGATAGCCGCCGCCGCGAGCAGGCCCGGCGGCTCCGACGCCGTGCAACTCCAGCTCGCCGGACAGTATATGGATACGCTGGGTCGAGGGGCGCGTCCGGAAACAACGGTGCTTCTGCCGGCGGACCTGACGAACCTGAACGGCCTCCTGGCTTCCCTCGGGCTTTTCACCTCCGGTTCCGAATTCGGCAAATAG
- a CDS encoding paraslipin — MFTVFTIAVLVILFILWRTMVIIPMREAGILERLGKFKKRLDPGFHVLVPFIDRVAYRHEMREQVLDIPSQSCITRDNVQVEVDGIVYLKVMDPEKASYGIGNYYDASISLAQTTMRSEIGKLDLDDTFSERERINESIVREIDKASGPWGIKFIRYEIRNITPSQHMMDTMEKQMEAERQKRAAITIATGMKESDVLVSEGVKQETINVSEGKRQQRINEATGRAREIQLISDAAAGGITRIADAIQKPGGQAALRMRMIEQFLAEMGKILEKSRLTVVPEGLANIKGFFEGLGRVSAGMAGAVPTDPSVATKNK, encoded by the coding sequence ATGTTTACAGTATTCACCATTGCAGTGCTCGTGATCCTTTTCATCCTCTGGCGAACCATGGTAATAATACCCATGCGGGAGGCCGGGATACTGGAGCGGCTGGGCAAGTTCAAGAAGCGCCTTGATCCCGGCTTTCACGTGCTGGTTCCCTTCATCGACCGTGTCGCCTACCGCCACGAGATGCGCGAACAGGTCCTGGATATACCCAGCCAGTCGTGCATCACCCGCGACAACGTCCAGGTCGAGGTCGATGGAATCGTCTACCTGAAGGTCATGGACCCGGAGAAGGCGAGCTACGGCATCGGCAACTACTACGACGCGTCCATAAGCCTGGCCCAAACCACCATGCGCTCCGAGATCGGGAAGCTCGACCTGGACGACACCTTTTCGGAGCGCGAGCGCATCAACGAGAGCATCGTGCGCGAGATCGACAAGGCCTCCGGCCCCTGGGGGATCAAATTCATCCGCTACGAGATCAGGAACATAACGCCGTCCCAGCACATGATGGACACGATGGAAAAACAGATGGAGGCGGAGCGCCAGAAGCGCGCGGCCATAACCATCGCCACCGGCATGAAGGAGTCCGACGTGCTGGTCTCCGAAGGGGTCAAGCAGGAGACCATCAACGTGTCCGAGGGGAAGCGCCAGCAGCGCATCAACGAGGCCACCGGCCGGGCCCGCGAGATACAGCTCATTTCAGACGCCGCGGCCGGAGGCATCACCCGCATCGCGGACGCCATCCAGAAGCCGGGGGGGCAGGCGGCGTTGCGGATGCGCATGATCGAGCAATTCCTCGCTGAAATGGGGAAGATACTGGAAAAATCCCGCCTCACCGTGGTGCCCGAGGGGCTTGCCAACATCAAGGGCTTTTTCGAGGGTCTGGGCCGGGTAAGCGCCGGCATGGCGGGGGCAGTTCCCACTGATCCGTCCGTCGCAACAAAGAACAAATAG
- a CDS encoding NfeD family protein has protein sequence MALELAVPGLIVVFFGAAAVITGLLSLSGIVTDITTLLVIWVVLSLALVLLLRRFAIRLFPSESSYRLVEDDVDAIGRIVDVVATVSESGTEGRISYNGTTWPAISSGGQIRKGRKARILYRDNISWVVEPVPEKRRTDR, from the coding sequence ATGGCGCTCGAACTGGCCGTCCCCGGACTTATCGTCGTTTTTTTCGGCGCGGCCGCCGTCATCACCGGGCTCCTATCGCTATCCGGCATCGTCACCGATATCACGACCCTCCTTGTCATATGGGTCGTCCTGTCGCTGGCCCTGGTCCTCCTGCTGCGCCGCTTTGCCATCAGGCTCTTTCCTTCGGAGAGCAGCTACCGGCTCGTCGAGGACGACGTCGACGCCATCGGCAGGATCGTCGACGTGGTCGCCACCGTGAGCGAATCCGGCACGGAGGGAAGGATCAGCTACAACGGAACCACCTGGCCCGCCATCTCCTCCGGCGGGCAGATCAGGAAGGGACGCAAGGCGCGTATTCTTTACCGCGACAACATATCATGGGTCGTCGAACCCGTACCCGAAAAGCGCCGTACAGACCGGTAG
- a CDS encoding metallophosphoesterase, giving the protein MVCISDIHFGANLSAHVERFVETARDRRLNADRIVIIAGDMTQHATGPEYRDAQNLLHALLSAGLRVVLTPGNHDFGDWIGEYIYTNRKARSRYRALMAPVFSQEEIIAVEDYDSIMRCGNNIFVALRSTHRGKARSLGVIGINRIRKRQVQWAASRLASIDTAGAKLHLVTHRSLWRESGDHHEGIYRPAIIEKHLLEKFRFHSIIHGHNHRYLFACTSTPHRGIPVIRLSLPTISDRNRKNRIGFVRWDAPYGGIPEFIEL; this is encoded by the coding sequence ATGGTCTGCATTTCCGACATACACTTCGGGGCTAATCTATCAGCCCATGTAGAGCGTTTCGTTGAAACCGCCCGGGACCGGCGCCTCAATGCGGACCGGATCGTTATCATAGCCGGGGACATGACCCAGCACGCCACCGGGCCGGAATACAGGGACGCGCAGAATCTGCTCCATGCCCTCCTTAGCGCGGGCCTTCGAGTGGTGCTCACGCCGGGAAACCATGACTTCGGCGACTGGATCGGGGAATACATCTACACCAACCGGAAGGCGAGGAGCCGCTACCGGGCCCTGATGGCGCCGGTATTCAGCCAGGAAGAGATAATCGCGGTGGAGGATTACGACTCCATTATGCGCTGCGGTAACAATATTTTCGTGGCCCTGAGGAGCACCCACCGCGGCAAGGCCCGTTCCCTGGGCGTCATCGGCATCAACCGCATCAGGAAGAGGCAGGTGCAATGGGCCGCGTCGCGTCTTGCGTCCATTGACACGGCCGGAGCAAAACTTCACCTGGTAACGCACCGGAGCCTCTGGCGCGAGTCCGGGGACCATCATGAAGGGATTTACCGCCCCGCCATCATTGAAAAACATCTGCTTGAAAAATTCAGGTTCCACTCGATCATTCACGGCCATAATCACCGTTATCTCTTCGCCTGCACCTCGACTCCGCACCGGGGAATCCCGGTCATACGGCTTTCCCTGCCGACCATTTCCGACCGGAACAGGAAGAACCGGATCGGCTTTGTCCGGTGGGACGCCCCCTATGGCGGGATCCCGGAATTCATCGAGTTGTAA
- a CDS encoding beta-ketoacyl-[acyl-carrier-protein] synthase family protein, whose translation MDSKQPVILAYDMVSPLGTDLETQWKRAVSGESGIGKLTRFPYNDDFPVQIAGQVPDIDIAPYPFLSPREMAHWTSPIFKNSMLVVHRALEKSGIEITPELSPRVGITFSTAVGGLDAVIAADRLMVKDNRLPNPFTNPNSCINMVGGKVSILTGATGPITATITACATGSTSMIIGSMFLRQGLADAVICGAVDCPLVEPIVAGFATMNGAFKDKKDKREDPGAASRPFSADRRGFVVSEGAACVIIATREFADAHGLKYELAIAGHAMTSDAYHFVAPNPDTVTRCIAESIASAGLTPEDIDAVNAHGTSTKIGDKVEFDSLTKIFGSSIPPVSANKSQIGHAMGASSGIESVFALEGMLKDTVLPTINYNADPELTLDCVPDGARKLEQEFVLKNAFGFGGCNSCIVFQRTRQEYPSVSL comes from the coding sequence ATGGACTCAAAACAACCCGTCATCCTCGCATACGACATGGTCTCCCCCCTGGGGACCGACCTGGAGACCCAGTGGAAGCGCGCCGTCAGCGGCGAAAGCGGCATCGGTAAACTCACCCGTTTCCCCTATAACGACGACTTCCCGGTGCAGATAGCGGGCCAGGTGCCGGATATTGACATCGCTCCCTACCCGTTCCTGTCTCCCCGTGAAATGGCCCACTGGACCTCGCCGATCTTCAAGAATTCCATGCTGGTGGTCCACCGGGCCCTTGAAAAAAGCGGCATAGAGATTACGCCGGAACTTTCGCCCCGTGTGGGCATCACCTTCAGCACCGCCGTCGGCGGCCTTGACGCGGTCATAGCCGCGGACCGCCTCATGGTGAAGGACAACAGGCTCCCGAACCCCTTCACGAACCCCAACTCCTGCATCAACATGGTGGGCGGGAAGGTCTCGATCCTGACCGGCGCCACCGGCCCCATCACCGCCACCATCACGGCCTGCGCCACCGGCTCCACCTCCATGATCATCGGGTCGATGTTCCTCAGGCAGGGCCTCGCCGACGCGGTCATCTGCGGCGCCGTCGATTGCCCCCTGGTGGAGCCGATCGTGGCCGGCTTCGCCACCATGAACGGCGCCTTCAAGGATAAGAAGGACAAGCGGGAAGATCCCGGCGCCGCGAGCCGTCCCTTTTCAGCGGACCGGCGCGGCTTCGTCGTGTCCGAGGGAGCGGCCTGCGTCATCATAGCGACAAGGGAATTCGCCGATGCCCACGGCCTGAAATACGAGCTGGCCATAGCCGGCCACGCCATGACCTCGGACGCCTACCACTTCGTCGCCCCCAACCCTGATACCGTGACCCGCTGCATCGCCGAAAGCATCGCCTCAGCCGGCCTCACGCCGGAAGACATCGACGCGGTGAACGCCCATGGCACCTCCACCAAGATCGGTGACAAGGTTGAATTCGATTCCTTAACGAAAATTTTCGGAAGCTCCATTCCCCCGGTTTCGGCGAACAAGTCCCAGATCGGCCACGCCATGGGCGCCTCCAGCGGCATAGAGTCAGTCTTCGCCCTGGAGGGAATGCTGAAAGACACGGTCCTTCCCACCATCAACTACAATGCGGACCCGGAGCTGACCCTTGACTGCGTTCCGGATGGGGCCCGAAAGCTCGAACAGGAGTTCGTGCTGAAGAACGCCTTCGGCTTCGGCGGGTGCAATTCCTGCATCGTGTTCCAGCGTACAAGGCAAGAGTATCCCTCCGTGTCGTTATGA
- a CDS encoding 4Fe-4S cluster-binding domain-containing protein: MNTVSSLLDKEWYERYKKISKLNIRSSIYDVTNNCNLRCKGCFFFSSDEHKKSPDEPDIKKWEAFVDKEKERGVNLAILIGGEPTLFLDRVEAFYKRLPTYCATNGIIKVPRDRFPDMMVGISLWGDEEDEKTLRGRDVFSISRKNYEGDQYTYYLYTITPKQIGKIEKIINKIRDAGLKVHMQLLSNDEGVDGFSWTGEELAAIRSEMDDMLDRHPDTVISSKYYHEIITTGKMLGRPFGWNECPSVTKPLDKRNPQPKRLIEFIRWAADLQTMHRCCTSETRDCSTCKDGAAHMSWVMVNKRAHLRSTRDLQNWIEVYEMFAKLYKFIPW, from the coding sequence ATGAATACCGTCAGTTCATTGCTCGACAAGGAATGGTACGAGCGATACAAGAAGATTTCAAAGCTCAACATCCGGAGCTCCATATACGATGTGACCAACAACTGCAACCTCCGCTGCAAGGGATGCTTCTTTTTCTCCTCCGACGAGCACAAGAAATCCCCGGACGAGCCGGACATCAAAAAATGGGAGGCCTTTGTCGACAAGGAAAAGGAGCGGGGCGTCAATCTCGCCATCCTTATCGGCGGCGAGCCCACGCTCTTCCTGGACCGGGTCGAGGCCTTTTACAAGCGCCTTCCCACCTACTGCGCCACCAACGGCATCATCAAGGTCCCGCGGGACCGTTTTCCAGACATGATGGTGGGCATTTCCCTCTGGGGCGACGAGGAGGACGAGAAGACACTGCGCGGCCGCGATGTCTTTTCAATCTCCCGGAAGAACTACGAGGGCGATCAGTACACCTATTACCTCTATACGATAACGCCGAAGCAGATCGGCAAGATCGAAAAGATCATCAACAAGATACGGGACGCGGGCCTGAAGGTGCACATGCAGCTCCTCTCCAACGACGAGGGAGTCGACGGCTTTTCCTGGACCGGCGAGGAGCTTGCCGCCATCCGTTCCGAGATGGACGACATGCTGGACCGGCACCCGGACACGGTCATCTCCTCGAAGTATTATCACGAGATCATAACCACCGGAAAAATGCTGGGCCGCCCCTTCGGCTGGAACGAGTGCCCCTCGGTGACGAAGCCCCTGGACAAGCGCAATCCCCAGCCGAAGCGCCTCATTGAGTTCATCCGCTGGGCCGCGGACCTCCAGACCATGCACCGCTGCTGCACCTCCGAGACCAGGGACTGCTCCACCTGCAAGGACGGCGCCGCCCACATGAGCTGGGTCATGGTGAACAAGAGGGCCCACCTGCGCTCGACCAGGGATCTGCAGAACTGGATCGAGGTCTACGAGATGTTCGCGAAGCTCTACAAGTTCATACCGTGGTAA
- a CDS encoding radical SAM protein: MKFSQIIANPTVRERWEKVRRWFFLRESTYDMTNRCNIRCDGCYYYEGEKQFARENNTPGDWRALMEGEKKRGITYVVLAGAEPSLVPELCQACHDVIPLGSIASNGFKRIPESVGYRIHISVWGNDESSRRIRNAKNLLAKQIENYRNDPRAVWVYTFTRENIDEIYEVMEMLSNNGCRATFNMFSAPVGYKGGLRHDSETLARTRKAMMDILNKYPDNVLYSPYNVVAHTHRLGLHDLYACSYPRMNPSTDIGLGRSFRQYRADLSWDRSVSCCVPDTDCVDCRHYASGSAVVTARLYRHGTDPTAFKAWLDYVDTYLAVWVMGYEKGKNLLDRMTPPPGHEL; this comes from the coding sequence ATGAAGTTTTCCCAGATCATTGCCAACCCGACGGTCCGGGAGAGGTGGGAAAAGGTGCGCCGCTGGTTTTTCCTCAGGGAATCCACCTATGACATGACCAACCGGTGCAACATCCGCTGCGACGGCTGCTATTATTATGAAGGCGAAAAGCAGTTCGCCCGGGAAAATAACACCCCCGGCGACTGGCGCGCCCTCATGGAAGGGGAAAAAAAGCGGGGCATCACCTATGTCGTTCTCGCCGGCGCGGAGCCCTCCCTGGTGCCGGAGCTGTGCCAGGCCTGCCATGACGTCATCCCCCTGGGAAGCATCGCCTCCAACGGGTTCAAGCGGATACCGGAATCGGTGGGCTACAGGATCCACATCTCCGTGTGGGGGAACGATGAATCGAGCCGGCGCATACGCAACGCGAAGAACCTTCTTGCAAAGCAGATTGAAAACTACCGGAACGACCCCCGCGCTGTATGGGTCTACACCTTTACCCGGGAGAACATAGACGAGATCTACGAAGTGATGGAGATGCTCTCGAATAACGGCTGCCGCGCCACCTTTAACATGTTCTCGGCGCCGGTGGGCTACAAAGGCGGGCTCCGCCATGACAGCGAAACACTGGCCCGGACGCGGAAGGCGATGATGGACATCCTGAACAAATACCCTGACAACGTCCTCTATTCTCCCTACAACGTGGTGGCCCACACGCACCGCCTGGGCCTGCACGACCTGTACGCGTGCTCCTATCCGCGGATGAACCCCTCCACCGATATCGGCCTCGGTAGGTCCTTCCGGCAGTACCGGGCGGACCTCTCCTGGGACCGGAGCGTCTCCTGCTGCGTGCCTGACACCGACTGCGTCGACTGCCGGCACTACGCCTCTGGAAGCGCAGTGGTCACGGCGCGGCTCTACCGTCACGGGACTGACCCGACCGCCTTCAAGGCCTGGCTCGACTACGTCGACACCTATCTCGCGGTATGGGTCATGGGCTACGAAAAAGGGAAAAACCTGCTGGATCGGATGACGCCCCCGCCGGGTCACGAGCTATAA
- a CDS encoding phosphopantetheine-binding protein codes for MADKKLILRVAEILIDELKLEDVTPETFDPKVDLIDELGIDSMDLTTVVLVLQDEYGITIDEDDYPKLKNVQLIADYIEEKLKEK; via the coding sequence ATGGCAGATAAAAAATTAATTCTCCGCGTGGCGGAAATTCTCATCGACGAGCTGAAGCTCGAGGACGTGACGCCGGAGACATTCGATCCCAAGGTCGACCTTATCGACGAGCTCGGCATCGACAGCATGGACCTGACCACGGTAGTGCTCGTGTTACAGGACGAGTATGGCATCACCATCGACGAGGATGACTATCCCAAGCTGAAAAACGTTCAATTGATCGCGGATTACATTGAAGAAAAGTTGAAGGAAAAGTAA
- a CDS encoding polysaccharide deacetylase family protein, whose protein sequence is MRNGPTLVPLAPAHLVGLGAFQAAAILAFVDIRYAAIPLALFLAVSLAAPFFPGFAYYLPIVSRGSRDRRAVALTFDDGPDPAATPRLLELLERHGVPATFFVTGLRAAAHRDLVREILSRGHCIGNHSYGHSVALMLKSTARLRAEISAAQSLLAEFGVRTFAFRPPVGITNPRLWRALLEEGMYCVNFSRRAGDAGNRRIGGLSRKILKRVQPGDIILLHDVSPGKNFDTGRWIDEVESIIAGLRRMNMAILPLEDLIGRAVMSRSAVTGRSSGPAAAFYDSIAASYDAERGSENQSPVFAREYHLFEKHFLPRLSPEHRILEIGAGTGIYTIPLARRCREVTAVEISESMTVKLKEKAGREGVSNIIYKNIDIKALEPGEAYDGICAFSSFEYIPGLSRVIDMASRNLKPGGIIYFTTARRSLLRFFIQIGNALRQGLWLHGRSIGEVREMLSSAGFERIEVSSHVMKWPLVGGLLLEAMAVKPGRKG, encoded by the coding sequence ATGAGGAACGGCCCGACACTGGTCCCCCTGGCGCCGGCCCACCTTGTCGGCCTCGGCGCCTTTCAGGCTGCGGCGATCCTTGCCTTCGTCGACATCCGCTACGCCGCCATCCCCCTCGCCCTGTTCCTCGCCGTCTCCCTGGCTGCGCCCTTTTTCCCCGGCTTCGCCTATTACCTCCCCATCGTGAGCCGCGGGAGCAGGGACCGCCGCGCCGTGGCCCTTACCTTTGATGACGGCCCCGACCCGGCCGCCACGCCGCGCCTGCTGGAGCTCCTGGAGCGCCACGGTGTTCCGGCAACGTTTTTCGTCACCGGGCTCCGCGCCGCGGCCCACCGGGACCTGGTGCGGGAGATCCTTTCCAGGGGCCATTGCATCGGCAATCACTCCTACGGCCACTCGGTGGCGCTCATGCTAAAAAGCACGGCGCGCCTCCGCGCTGAAATATCCGCGGCCCAGTCCCTTCTCGCCGAATTCGGCGTCCGGACCTTCGCCTTCAGGCCGCCGGTGGGGATCACCAATCCCCGCCTCTGGCGCGCTCTTCTTGAAGAAGGTATGTACTGCGTCAATTTCAGCCGCCGCGCCGGCGACGCCGGCAACCGCCGCATCGGCGGCCTCTCGCGGAAAATCCTGAAGCGGGTGCAACCGGGGGACATCATACTGCTCCACGATGTCTCGCCGGGAAAAAATTTCGACACAGGCCGCTGGATTGATGAGGTTGAGTCAATCATCGCCGGCCTGCGCCGGATGAACATGGCCATCCTTCCCCTGGAAGATCTCATCGGCCGTGCCGTGATGTCCCGCTCCGCCGTCACCGGCCGCTCCAGTGGTCCTGCCGCGGCATTTTATGATTCCATCGCGGCTTCCTACGACGCCGAACGCGGATCGGAAAACCAGTCTCCGGTGTTTGCGCGGGAATACCATCTTTTCGAGAAACATTTTCTTCCGCGCCTGTCTCCTGAGCACCGGATCCTGGAGATCGGCGCGGGCACAGGCATCTACACAATTCCCCTGGCCAGGAGATGCCGGGAGGTCACCGCTGTGGAGATTTCAGAAAGCATGACCGTGAAGCTGAAGGAAAAAGCGGGCCGCGAAGGAGTATCCAATATCATCTATAAAAATATCGATATCAAGGCCCTGGAGCCGGGAGAGGCCTACGACGGCATCTGCGCTTTTTCATCGTTTGAATACATCCCGGGCCTTTCCCGGGTCATAGATATGGCTTCTCGGAATCTCAAGCCCGGCGGCATCATCTATTTTACGACAGCCCGGCGGTCTCTTTTAAGATTCTTCATACAGATCGGGAACGCCCTGCGCCAGGGTCTGTGGCTCCACGGCCGCTCCATCGGGGAAGTCAGGGAAATGCTCTCCTCCGCGGGTTTTGAGCGGATAGAGGTATCGTCCCACGTGATGAAATGGCCGCTCGTGGGGGGCCTATTGCTGGAAGCAATGGCGGTTAAGCCCGGCAGGAAAGGATAG
- a CDS encoding cobalamin-dependent protein (Presence of a B(12) (cobalamin)-binding domain implies dependence on cobalamin itself, in one of its several forms, or in some unusual lineages, dependence on a cobalamin-like analog.): MKILLISANTVRVPYYIYPLGLDYVAGALAGKHTVRIADVNLSKKIDPLLDMIREFNPDAIGISLRNIDNTDVNDTRGFIQTYRTQIAEIRTVSRSPIILGGSGFTIFPKQLMAELKADYGIIGEGERLPLLLEAIEAGTDASAIPGVITGTGAEKVPPPLDEPFRRSFIGGDIARFYIDRGGILNLQTKRGCSYNCIYCTYPHIEGSDLRPVPAAEVAQTALELQRMGGKYFFITDSAFNCDYHHSAEVARAFKEKGVSIPWGAFLAPTMPPEGYYRLLRDSAMTHAEFGTESLSNTMLASYRKPFNVKDVLAAHRAALDAGLFVAHYLLLGGPGETRETIGETLDNAEGLDKTVLFFFCGIRIYPHTKLHEIAVREGQIRESDDLLEPVFYQSPGIASDEIMRLVRERAAGRENWFVGTTSASTTRLVSRLHKQGHVGPLWEHMIR; the protein is encoded by the coding sequence ATGAAGATCCTGCTCATATCCGCCAATACCGTGAGGGTGCCCTATTATATCTATCCGCTGGGACTGGACTATGTCGCCGGCGCCCTGGCAGGGAAGCACACGGTCAGGATAGCCGATGTCAACCTCAGCAAGAAAATCGACCCCCTCCTGGACATGATCCGGGAATTCAACCCGGACGCCATAGGGATATCCCTCCGCAACATCGACAACACCGATGTCAACGACACCAGGGGCTTTATCCAGACATACCGCACCCAGATAGCGGAGATACGGACCGTGTCCCGATCACCGATCATTCTGGGCGGCAGCGGCTTCACCATTTTCCCGAAGCAGCTCATGGCGGAGCTCAAGGCGGACTACGGGATCATCGGCGAAGGGGAGCGCCTTCCCCTGCTCCTGGAGGCCATTGAAGCGGGAACCGACGCATCGGCCATACCGGGAGTCATCACCGGGACCGGAGCTGAGAAGGTGCCTCCCCCCCTGGACGAGCCGTTCCGGAGGTCTTTCATAGGCGGCGATATCGCCCGTTTCTATATCGACCGGGGAGGAATTCTGAACCTCCAGACAAAACGCGGCTGCTCCTACAATTGCATCTACTGCACCTATCCCCATATTGAAGGCTCGGACCTGCGGCCCGTTCCCGCCGCCGAGGTGGCTCAAACGGCCCTGGAGCTCCAGCGCATGGGCGGAAAATATTTCTTCATAACCGATTCCGCCTTCAACTGCGACTATCATCACAGCGCCGAGGTGGCCCGGGCCTTTAAAGAGAAGGGCGTCTCCATTCCCTGGGGAGCCTTTCTCGCGCCGACGATGCCGCCGGAGGGTTATTACCGTCTCCTCCGTGACTCGGCCATGACCCACGCCGAATTCGGCACAGAGTCCCTTTCAAACACCATGCTCGCTTCGTACCGCAAGCCCTTCAACGTGAAGGATGTTCTCGCCGCCCATCGCGCGGCCCTGGACGCAGGCCTCTTCGTGGCCCACTACCTTCTCCTGGGCGGTCCCGGAGAGACCAGGGAAACCATCGGGGAAACCCTGGACAACGCCGAGGGCCTTGACAAAACGGTTCTATTCTTCTTCTGCGGCATACGGATCTATCCCCACACGAAGCTCCATGAGATAGCGGTCAGGGAAGGCCAGATCCGTGAAAGCGACGACCTGCTGGAGCCGGTCTTCTATCAGTCCCCCGGCATCGCGAGCGACGAGATAATGCGCCTCGTCAGGGAGCGCGCAGCGGGCCGCGAGAACTGGTTCGTCGGGACCACCAGCGCCAGCACCACCCGCCTGGTGTCGCGCCTCCACAAGCAGGGCCATGTCGGCCCCCTCTGGGAGCACATGATACGATGA